One segment of Methanolinea mesophila DNA contains the following:
- a CDS encoding Hsp20/alpha crystallin family protein has translation MPNSPYDDFLKNLAKMVEDVIRNMPEGDSARFIGCTIISGAPGDLPEQFVPVQGAGEDLHYELIETEDRVFITAEIPPGIRSAVYADIKPTRVEIVHGEKRTGIELDSPVDLIHSFYQVRHGVMDIILKKGPTKADWQAKF, from the coding sequence ATGCCGAATAGCCCATACGACGATTTCTTAAAAAACCTGGCAAAAATGGTCGAGGATGTTATCAGGAACATGCCCGAAGGAGATTCTGCGAGGTTCATCGGGTGCACCATCATCTCGGGGGCCCCCGGAGACCTTCCCGAGCAGTTCGTCCCGGTGCAGGGTGCCGGCGAAGATCTGCACTACGAGCTGATCGAGACAGAAGACCGGGTATTCATCACCGCAGAGATCCCTCCGGGCATTCGTAGTGCAGTATATGCCGATATCAAGCCGACCCGGGTGGAGATCGTACACGGTGAGAAACGGACCGGGATCGAGCTTGACAGCCCGGTGGACCTCATCCACAGCTTCTACCAGGTCCGTCACGGGGTCATGGATATCATCCTCAAGAAAGGCCCGACGAAAGCCGATTGGCAGGCAAAGTTCTGA
- a CDS encoding glutaredoxin family protein — MGEEENSRGRVMDTTTQLIVYTLEFCPNCELLKEFLSGSGIPYAERDLSSAESLTELRVNGVFVNEAPVLQNDDRFLTSEDLFSSGKVREDQIKNLIEGA, encoded by the coding sequence ATGGGTGAAGAAGAGAATTCCCGGGGGAGAGTAATGGATACCACTACGCAATTAATTGTTTATACACTGGAATTTTGTCCTAATTGCGAACTGCTCAAGGAATTCCTGTCCGGCAGCGGGATCCCCTATGCCGAACGGGATCTCTCGTCCGCGGAGTCGCTCACCGAGCTCCGGGTGAACGGGGTCTTTGTGAACGAGGCCCCGGTGCTGCAGAACGACGACCGGTTCCTCACTTCGGAAGACCTGTTCTCTTCCGGAAAGGTCAGGGAAGACCAGATTAAGAACCTGATCGAGGGAGCCTGA
- the nrdD gene encoding anaerobic ribonucleoside-triphosphate reductase, whose product MAARETRQATLDGVFVSPMPPVRTTDGHIVEWDRERIVRQIVEETSLVKTFYGFESANEELAQEIARTVEQRIQSMGIQALSGPLIREIMNITLLEQGMVQYRNVCTRVGTPVFDAHLIDVGRGFEAKDNANLQENAETSHKKKADKISKEQYLLQLPPHLADHHLAGDIHIHDLEYFGTRPFCQDWDLRYFFYYGLMPDGNGTKASVAGPAKRCEVAVLHAVKALGSAQTNFAGGQGYYNFLTFLSPFFEGMEYGEIRQMMQMFVYEMTQMMVARGGQLVFSSVQLSPGVPSLWRDKPCVYKGKVWDGSSGPRRTYGEFEREVRLLFRAMIEVMMEGDYWGKPFSFPKPEISIEPDFLKEDEEFNRNNPDLPTYQDLYLLTFELASKFGTPYYDNQIPAYRGAGKGISCYQCCAYQFSALADEDTQFEDKLFFRDGRHFSMGSWQVVSLNCTRAAYEAEGDDARLFAELRALMDICVEVFRIKRRWLEIIRANGRMPFAMQRPKDPVSGERGSIAVDLDGLVYTIGVVGVNEMVQHHAGAQLHESKDAFKLAVRAMTEMELYARELSERHHMTIALARTPAETTGQRFAVSDLLNKNYRDSAEKVIKGDLETALKRLGTTRDLPIYYTNGTHVAPGANITLAKRMEIEHVFFPIVDGGNIFHIWLGESRPDPRGLMDMAMKLCRTTQIGYFAFTRDLTVSLRRFREFPSGGEKVPAWMPGSSKIQA is encoded by the coding sequence ATGGCAGCCCGGGAGACCAGGCAGGCAACCCTTGACGGTGTCTTCGTCTCCCCGATGCCCCCCGTGCGTACCACGGACGGGCATATCGTCGAGTGGGACAGGGAGCGCATCGTCAGGCAGATCGTCGAGGAAACCAGCCTGGTAAAGACGTTCTACGGGTTCGAGAGCGCCAACGAGGAACTGGCCCAGGAAATCGCCCGCACGGTGGAGCAGCGGATCCAGTCTATGGGGATCCAGGCTCTGAGCGGCCCCCTTATCCGCGAGATCATGAATATCACCCTGCTCGAGCAGGGAATGGTCCAGTACAGGAATGTCTGCACAAGGGTGGGGACACCGGTCTTCGATGCCCACCTCATCGACGTGGGGCGGGGATTCGAGGCCAAAGACAATGCAAACCTGCAGGAGAACGCGGAGACCTCACATAAGAAGAAAGCGGACAAGATCAGCAAGGAACAGTACCTCCTCCAGCTGCCGCCCCACCTCGCCGATCACCACCTGGCGGGAGACATCCATATCCATGACCTCGAGTATTTCGGGACCAGGCCGTTCTGTCAGGACTGGGACCTGCGCTACTTCTTCTACTACGGGTTGATGCCCGACGGGAACGGGACCAAGGCGTCGGTGGCCGGCCCCGCGAAGCGGTGCGAGGTCGCGGTCCTCCACGCGGTGAAAGCGCTCGGAAGCGCCCAGACAAACTTCGCGGGCGGGCAGGGGTACTATAATTTCCTCACGTTCCTCTCCCCGTTCTTCGAGGGAATGGAGTACGGGGAGATCCGGCAGATGATGCAGATGTTCGTGTACGAGATGACCCAGATGATGGTCGCCCGTGGCGGACAACTGGTATTCTCTTCCGTTCAGCTCAGTCCCGGGGTGCCATCGCTTTGGAGGGACAAGCCCTGTGTCTACAAGGGCAAGGTGTGGGACGGGTCTTCCGGACCGAGGAGGACTTACGGGGAGTTCGAACGAGAAGTCCGCCTGTTATTCAGGGCGATGATTGAGGTGATGATGGAGGGGGACTACTGGGGCAAGCCGTTCAGCTTCCCCAAACCCGAGATCAGCATCGAGCCGGATTTCTTAAAAGAGGACGAAGAATTCAACAGGAATAACCCCGATCTTCCCACCTACCAGGACCTCTATCTTCTTACATTCGAGCTCGCGTCGAAGTTCGGGACGCCGTATTACGATAACCAGATACCCGCATACCGGGGCGCGGGGAAGGGGATCTCCTGTTACCAGTGCTGCGCCTACCAGTTCTCCGCCCTTGCGGACGAGGACACGCAGTTCGAAGATAAGCTGTTCTTCAGGGACGGGAGGCACTTCTCGATGGGTTCGTGGCAGGTGGTCTCCCTCAACTGCACAAGGGCGGCGTACGAAGCAGAAGGGGACGATGCCCGGCTTTTTGCCGAGCTTCGCGCACTGATGGACATCTGCGTCGAGGTATTCCGGATCAAGCGCCGCTGGCTGGAGATCATCCGCGCCAATGGTCGGATGCCGTTCGCGATGCAACGACCGAAAGACCCGGTTTCAGGGGAGCGGGGTTCCATCGCGGTCGATCTGGACGGGCTTGTCTACACCATCGGGGTGGTAGGGGTGAACGAGATGGTGCAGCACCACGCCGGCGCCCAGCTGCACGAATCGAAAGATGCGTTCAAGCTGGCGGTGAGGGCCATGACCGAGATGGAACTCTACGCCCGCGAACTCTCCGAGCGGCACCACATGACTATCGCACTTGCCAGGACGCCGGCGGAAACGACGGGACAGCGGTTCGCGGTCTCGGACCTGCTGAACAAGAACTACCGGGACTCTGCAGAGAAGGTGATCAAGGGAGACCTGGAGACGGCGCTAAAGAGGCTCGGAACCACCCGCGACCTTCCCATCTACTACACGAACGGGACCCACGTGGCACCGGGGGCGAACATCACCCTCGCGAAGAGGATGGAGATCGAGCACGTCTTTTTCCCCATCGTGGACGGGGGAAACATCTTCCACATCTGGCTCGGCGAATCGAGGCCCGACCCCCGGGGCCTGATGGACATGGCGATGAAACTCTGCCGGACCACGCAGATCGGATATTTCGCATTCACCCGCGACCTGACGGTTTCTCTTCGCAGGTTCAGGGAATTCCCCTCGGGCGGGGAGAAGGTCCCGGCATGGATGCCGGGCTCCTCGAAGATACAGGCCTGA
- the thpR gene encoding RNA 2',3'-cyclic phosphodiesterase, whose protein sequence is MVRLFVAVDLPVEIREKIRECQAELKTGKARVTLVKPDQIHLTLKFIGEVDEPTADKIREALKKIRFTSYGLEVGTIQANNPRRPRVIWCSIRDGGESEELHRRIEDVLLPLGVPREDRAFTSHATVARVKSYHPDLDEALQQLKGREFGSCRVERIILKKSTLTPSGPIYEDLMEVSC, encoded by the coding sequence ATGGTGAGACTTTTCGTGGCAGTCGATCTCCCTGTGGAGATCAGAGAGAAGATCCGCGAGTGCCAGGCCGAGCTGAAGACGGGAAAGGCGAGGGTCACGCTGGTGAAACCGGATCAGATCCATCTCACCCTGAAGTTCATTGGCGAGGTGGACGAACCTACCGCAGACAAGATCAGAGAAGCACTGAAGAAGATCAGGTTCACCTCCTACGGCCTCGAGGTGGGGACCATCCAGGCGAACAACCCCCGTCGCCCCAGGGTCATATGGTGCAGCATTCGCGACGGCGGAGAGAGCGAGGAGCTCCACCGCCGGATCGAAGATGTCCTCCTGCCTCTGGGGGTCCCCCGCGAGGACCGTGCGTTTACCTCCCATGCCACCGTTGCACGGGTGAAATCCTATCACCCGGACCTGGATGAGGCCCTCCAGCAGCTGAAGGGTCGCGAGTTCGGATCCTGCAGGGTCGAACGGATAATCCTGAAGAAAAGTACCCTGACTCCTTCGGGACCGATTTACGAGGATCTGATGGAGGTCTCCTGTTGA
- the guaB gene encoding IMP dehydrogenase encodes MYLEKLQIPLALTFDDVLLEPAESWVEPNEANTRSRFSRNIPINIPLVSSAMDTVTEGSMAVALAREGGIGVIHRNMSAEQEAEEITLVKQVEELIERRVLSVGPDALVSEVERLMNEHQIGGVPVLEDGKIVGIVSRRDLRGIVSRRGQESIRAIMTREPITAGEDISMEEALEVMYTNKVERLPVADHDGRLIGIITMQDILEKKQYPNASRDPCGKLRVAAAVGPFDFERAMLLDQTGVDALVVDCAHGHNMNVVKAVRDIKASARADVVAGNIATAKAASTLMGTVDALKVGIGPGSICTTRIVAGVGVPQITAIANVAEMAKEIDLPVIADGGIRYSGDVAKAIASGADSVMIGSLFAGTDESPGRVITMKGRRYKQYRGMGSLGVMSSGVSSDRYFQKKEIGSTKYVPEGVEGVTPYVGKVSDVIYQLIGGLKSAMGYTGSKGIAEMHSKTKFIHITHAGYTESHPHNILITDEAPNYRLTE; translated from the coding sequence ATGTATCTTGAAAAACTGCAGATACCGCTTGCGCTGACATTCGATGACGTCCTCCTCGAGCCTGCGGAGTCCTGGGTGGAACCGAACGAAGCGAACACGAGGTCGAGGTTCTCCCGGAATATCCCGATAAACATCCCCTTGGTCAGCTCGGCCATGGATACGGTTACCGAAGGCTCGATGGCGGTGGCCCTTGCACGGGAAGGCGGCATCGGGGTTATCCACAGGAACATGTCCGCCGAGCAGGAGGCGGAGGAGATCACCCTGGTCAAGCAGGTGGAGGAGCTCATCGAGAGAAGGGTCCTCTCCGTCGGTCCTGACGCCCTTGTCTCCGAGGTCGAGCGCCTGATGAACGAGCACCAGATCGGGGGCGTCCCGGTGCTCGAGGACGGGAAGATCGTGGGGATCGTCTCCCGGAGAGACTTGAGGGGGATCGTCTCCCGGAGGGGGCAGGAGAGCATCCGGGCCATCATGACCCGCGAACCGATTACCGCGGGGGAGGATATCAGCATGGAGGAGGCGCTCGAAGTCATGTACACCAACAAGGTGGAGCGGCTCCCGGTGGCGGACCATGACGGGCGTCTTATCGGGATCATCACCATGCAGGACATCCTGGAGAAGAAACAGTATCCGAATGCGAGCAGGGACCCGTGCGGCAAGTTAAGGGTAGCGGCCGCGGTAGGGCCGTTCGACTTCGAACGCGCCATGCTCCTCGACCAGACCGGGGTCGACGCACTGGTAGTCGACTGCGCTCACGGTCACAACATGAACGTGGTGAAAGCGGTCCGCGACATCAAGGCCAGTGCAAGGGCGGACGTGGTGGCAGGGAACATCGCCACCGCCAAGGCCGCTTCCACCCTGATGGGGACCGTGGATGCCCTGAAAGTGGGGATTGGGCCGGGGTCCATCTGCACCACGAGGATCGTCGCCGGGGTAGGGGTCCCCCAGATCACTGCGATCGCGAATGTCGCGGAGATGGCGAAAGAAATCGACCTCCCGGTCATCGCCGACGGAGGAATCCGCTATAGCGGGGATGTGGCCAAGGCGATCGCTTCAGGCGCCGACTCGGTGATGATCGGGAGTCTTTTCGCCGGGACCGACGAGTCCCCGGGGAGGGTTATCACCATGAAAGGCCGCCGCTATAAGCAGTACAGGGGAATGGGGTCTTTGGGTGTAATGAGCAGTGGTGTCTCCAGCGACCGGTACTTCCAGAAGAAGGAGATCGGCAGTACCAAGTACGTGCCCGAGGGCGTGGAAGGAGTGACCCCCTACGTGGGCAAGGTCTCCGACGTGATCTACCAGCTGATCGGAGGTCTCAAATCAGCAATGGGGTACACCGGATCGAAAGGGATCGCGGAGATGCACTCAAAAACGAAGTTTATCCACATCACCCACGCGGGATACACGGAGAGCCATCCCCACAACATCCTGATCACGGATGAGGCCCCGAATTACCGGTTGACTGAGTAA
- a CDS encoding (5-formylfuran-3-yl)methyl phosphate synthase gives MRLLVSPRDIEEARRSLAADIVDVKRPKEGSLGANFPWVIRAIKDLSSKPVSAAIGDFDFKPGGAALAAYGAACAGADYIKVGLMFDGAARAGEFIQGVVRAVKDEFPEKYVVIAAYSDWERLGSISPFAMVPLAAREGADVVMVDTGIKDGRSTLEFMNEDALSEFNQLAHDAGLMTALAGSLKFEDLPLLKRVNPTIIGVRGMVCGGDRESAIREELVHELIAKVR, from the coding sequence ATGCGATTGCTGGTCAGCCCAAGGGATATCGAAGAGGCGAGACGGTCTCTTGCTGCTGATATCGTGGATGTCAAACGACCGAAAGAAGGATCTCTCGGCGCCAATTTTCCGTGGGTGATCCGGGCGATCAAGGATCTCTCGTCCAAACCGGTGAGCGCTGCCATCGGGGATTTTGATTTCAAGCCCGGGGGGGCCGCACTCGCCGCATATGGGGCGGCATGTGCGGGTGCAGACTATATCAAGGTCGGCCTGATGTTCGACGGTGCCGCGAGGGCGGGTGAATTCATCCAGGGTGTGGTCAGGGCGGTAAAAGACGAATTTCCCGAGAAATACGTTGTCATCGCCGCATATTCCGACTGGGAAAGGCTCGGCTCCATATCCCCGTTCGCCATGGTCCCTCTTGCCGCCAGGGAAGGAGCGGACGTGGTGATGGTGGACACCGGGATTAAAGACGGAAGAAGTACTCTTGAGTTTATGAACGAGGACGCGCTCTCCGAATTTAACCAGCTGGCCCATGACGCAGGGCTTATGACCGCCCTTGCGGGATCCCTGAAGTTCGAGGACCTCCCTCTTTTGAAACGGGTCAACCCCACCATCATCGGGGTCAGGGGAATGGTCTGTGGCGGGGACCGTGAATCTGCGATCAGGGAGGAGCTCGTCCACGAACTCATCGCGAAGGTAAGGTGA
- the cca gene encoding CCA tRNA nucleotidyltransferase, producing MSFSRAELSVLEKIRPLPEEIAHVGHVANQLIGMVSSGGNAEGMLVGSVARNTFVRGDRDLDIFMLFDPGLSREELEYEGLRLAKEIAEQFGAEYREKYAEHPYINARIDGLDVDLVPCYRVPSAAGIQSAVDRTPFHTRYIVDRIAPFTDDVLLLKQFAKGGGVYGSDQMTEGFAGYLCELLVLHYKGFHPLIEAAAGWKPGTVIDLNGHAAKKFTEPLVVVDPVDPNRNVSASLSLTRMCEFIELARGYIEHPSSAFFFPPEEEVISREELREHLKFRGTCLYALVFDTPPLIEDIVVPQLRKSTDAIRALLERQGFLVNRCDCAMDEDLSMILLELLVDTLPAIRRHVGPPAWTKVNALKFTEKYHDLRQLDLLAGPFIEDGNYVVEISRNYPHARDLLKSHLVLEVGLGKHVKQSMEEFWELKEGDECWMDPFSLFITRFILKESPLMRIRRNEPPGGYPGPD from the coding sequence TTGAGCTTCTCCCGGGCGGAATTGTCAGTTCTGGAGAAGATCCGCCCTCTTCCCGAGGAGATCGCGCATGTGGGACACGTAGCGAACCAACTGATCGGCATGGTCTCATCGGGGGGAAACGCCGAGGGGATGCTGGTCGGCTCGGTGGCGAGGAACACCTTCGTCCGTGGTGATCGGGACCTGGACATATTCATGCTCTTTGACCCGGGGTTATCCCGGGAAGAGCTCGAGTATGAGGGGTTACGCCTTGCGAAGGAGATCGCGGAACAGTTCGGGGCGGAATACCGGGAAAAGTATGCCGAACATCCCTATATCAATGCCCGGATCGACGGGCTCGATGTCGACCTTGTCCCCTGTTACCGGGTCCCCTCCGCTGCCGGCATCCAGAGTGCGGTAGATCGCACCCCCTTTCATACGAGGTACATCGTCGACCGGATCGCACCGTTTACGGATGACGTCCTCCTCCTGAAACAGTTTGCCAAAGGAGGCGGAGTGTACGGGTCGGACCAGATGACCGAAGGGTTTGCGGGGTATCTCTGTGAACTCCTGGTCCTGCACTACAAGGGGTTCCACCCCCTCATCGAGGCCGCAGCGGGCTGGAAACCCGGAACGGTGATTGATCTCAACGGACACGCCGCAAAGAAATTCACCGAGCCCCTGGTGGTGGTTGATCCCGTCGATCCCAACAGGAATGTTTCCGCTTCACTCTCGCTCACCAGGATGTGCGAGTTCATCGAGCTCGCTCGCGGATATATCGAGCACCCATCGTCCGCCTTCTTCTTTCCTCCGGAAGAAGAGGTCATATCACGCGAGGAGTTGCGGGAACATCTCAAGTTCAGGGGCACCTGCCTCTACGCGCTGGTCTTCGACACTCCTCCGCTCATCGAGGATATCGTGGTCCCCCAGCTCCGGAAGAGCACCGATGCCATCAGGGCGCTCCTCGAGCGTCAGGGCTTCCTGGTCAACCGGTGCGATTGCGCAATGGACGAGGACCTTTCCATGATACTCCTCGAGCTTCTGGTCGATACTCTGCCTGCGATCCGGCGGCACGTGGGGCCTCCCGCATGGACGAAGGTGAATGCCCTGAAATTCACGGAGAAATACCACGACCTCCGCCAGCTGGATCTCCTCGCCGGGCCCTTCATCGAGGACGGGAATTACGTGGTGGAGATCTCCAGGAATTACCCCCATGCACGGGACCTGCTCAAATCCCACCTGGTGCTGGAGGTGGGACTCGGGAAGCACGTCAAGCAGTCGATGGAGGAGTTCTGGGAATTAAAAGAAGGGGACGAGTGCTGGATGGACCCGTTCTCATTGTTCATCACCCGGTTCATCCTGAAAGAGTCTCCCCTCATGAGGATCAGGAGGAACGAACCCCCCGGAGGGTATCCCGGCCCGGACTGA
- a CDS encoding type IV pilin gives MQNTSAVSELVGTLILIAIISGAVGIVAVAILSQPVPRDIPAVRVFVIDEGYNLTLQNQGGDTLPPGTYRILVNSADRTADFTPPPSVTPFMIGQTLTLTPVTGVRSVTLVYQGEDISEGVVLFSKNFE, from the coding sequence ATGCAGAACACTTCCGCCGTATCCGAGCTGGTGGGAACCCTCATCCTTATCGCCATAATATCCGGGGCCGTAGGTATTGTTGCCGTCGCAATTCTCTCCCAACCCGTGCCACGCGATATACCCGCAGTACGGGTGTTCGTAATTGATGAAGGCTACAATCTCACCCTGCAGAACCAGGGGGGTGATACACTGCCCCCCGGAACCTATCGCATCCTGGTCAACTCAGCTGACAGAACCGCAGATTTCACCCCACCTCCCTCCGTTACTCCGTTCATGATAGGGCAGACCCTTACCCTCACTCCCGTGACGGGGGTCCGTTCCGTCACCCTGGTTTATCAGGGTGAGGATATTTCCGAAGGGGTCGTGCTCTTCTCAAAAAATTTTGAATAA
- a CDS encoding PKD domain-containing protein produces the protein MENENGVSEIAGAILLVALVILAMMIVAVALLSQPPPREIPQVNAVAGNNTSYIFIRHNGGDPLTPLETIVRIDGNPNPVPNDQILLRYENGTQANWTTQDWTVGTTLVIPDSRTPQSVSLIYNGGSSQALLLTATFTETPASVAPTLPPGSYHTITSIAGSGGHISPSGQVQVPDGGFQNFIVTPDPCYRISGVIVDGSPAGAVSSYSFNNVQADHTISAAFASNTLSIVATAGANGSILPNGTVPATCHGSQTFSITPSPGYYVQNVLVDGSAVGPVATYTFGDIVANHTISASFSTSPPYCVPVIANFNAVPTSGDIPLSVTFTDTSTGHPNSWQWDFGDGTVNSTVQNPIHTYAAGGSYTVTLTAFNTTCGNSGSVTFTNLINATSPAPACGTISGYKWNDLNGNGNWDSGEPGLSGWTINVSEKQGNHWTSLATTVTNSSGYYIFTGLTYHPANDYLVQETLQTGWQETFPASGSWEVHLEPPGPGSVGVPPKCYATDVNFGNKWAPDFSGSPRNGPAPLTVDFTDLSTGSSSWLWNFGDGGTSTNKNPTHTYPNPGTYTVTLTVSNSWQTVAIQKVGYIVINSCMSGYGNPILFNKNWNDNSVHGFLKDGTYVQVRNIYGTSNDHSYIRINGETIDLAYGDTVRLAIHGDQTTGDADIYTSQITRFNFYADLYINDLNTPYRTGSVDKIWIKVYDSYMSTLSFHMPSITSSTRFEANGNVLIDWYPLNGDIVDIVNIGVPPDGQARIDLKSTSVYIDCSGNYAACPV, from the coding sequence ATGGAGAACGAGAACGGAGTTTCGGAAATTGCAGGTGCCATTCTTCTCGTCGCACTGGTGATCCTGGCAATGATGATAGTCGCAGTGGCCCTTCTCTCCCAGCCGCCACCCCGGGAAATTCCCCAGGTAAATGCCGTGGCCGGAAACAATACGAGCTATATATTCATCAGGCACAACGGGGGGGACCCGCTTACCCCCCTGGAAACTATCGTAAGGATCGATGGAAACCCAAATCCGGTTCCGAACGACCAGATACTTCTTCGCTACGAGAACGGGACCCAGGCCAACTGGACGACCCAGGACTGGACTGTCGGGACGACGCTGGTCATCCCGGACTCCCGGACTCCCCAGAGCGTCTCCCTGATCTACAACGGAGGTTCGTCTCAGGCATTGCTGCTGACCGCGACGTTCACCGAGACACCCGCGTCAGTCGCTCCCACGCTCCCGCCCGGCTCGTACCATACGATCACCTCAATTGCCGGGTCAGGAGGACATATCTCACCTTCGGGCCAGGTCCAGGTCCCGGACGGCGGGTTCCAGAATTTCATCGTAACCCCGGATCCCTGTTACCGGATATCCGGCGTCATCGTAGATGGTTCCCCGGCAGGTGCGGTGAGCAGTTACAGTTTCAATAATGTCCAGGCGGACCATACGATATCTGCAGCATTCGCGTCGAATACCCTCTCAATCGTTGCGACTGCGGGAGCGAACGGATCAATCCTTCCGAACGGCACGGTCCCCGCCACCTGCCACGGGTCGCAGACTTTTTCCATAACTCCCTCGCCGGGGTATTATGTCCAGAATGTTCTGGTCGACGGATCGGCGGTAGGGCCGGTAGCCACCTATACGTTCGGGGATATCGTCGCGAACCATACGATCTCCGCGTCGTTCTCCACCTCTCCGCCGTATTGCGTTCCGGTTATCGCGAATTTCAATGCCGTCCCGACCAGCGGGGACATTCCGCTGTCGGTCACCTTTACCGATACGTCCACCGGCCACCCCAACTCCTGGCAATGGGATTTCGGGGATGGGACTGTCAATTCAACCGTCCAGAACCCGATCCATACGTACGCGGCAGGAGGGTCTTATACTGTGACTCTGACCGCATTCAACACGACCTGTGGAAATTCGGGATCCGTAACTTTTACGAATCTGATAAATGCCACCTCACCCGCTCCTGCCTGCGGTACCATCTCCGGGTACAAGTGGAATGACCTGAATGGGAATGGCAATTGGGATTCAGGTGAACCCGGGTTGAGCGGATGGACGATTAACGTCTCCGAAAAACAAGGAAATCATTGGACTTCCCTGGCAACCACCGTGACTAATTCGAGTGGATATTACATCTTTACCGGCCTGACTTACCATCCCGCAAACGATTACCTCGTACAGGAAACATTGCAGACCGGATGGCAGGAGACCTTCCCGGCAAGTGGTTCGTGGGAGGTTCACCTGGAACCTCCGGGCCCCGGCTCAGTGGGAGTCCCGCCAAAATGCTATGCGACTGATGTGAATTTCGGGAACAAGTGGGCGCCTGATTTCAGCGGGTCGCCAAGAAACGGCCCTGCACCCCTTACAGTGGATTTCACGGATTTGTCAACAGGGAGCAGCTCCTGGCTCTGGAATTTCGGTGACGGAGGCACTTCCACGAATAAAAACCCGACCCACACCTACCCGAATCCCGGAACCTATACCGTGACATTGACTGTTTCGAATAGCTGGCAGACCGTCGCAATTCAAAAAGTTGGATATATTGTCATAAATTCATGCATGAGCGGATACGGCAATCCTATCCTGTTCAATAAAAATTGGAATGACAATAGCGTTCACGGTTTCCTTAAAGATGGGACATACGTGCAGGTAAGGAACATCTATGGCACGTCAAACGATCATTCTTATATCAGGATCAACGGAGAAACAATCGATCTGGCATACGGGGATACGGTTCGCCTCGCAATCCACGGCGATCAGACCACAGGAGATGCGGATATTTATACATCCCAGATTACCCGTTTCAATTTCTACGCCGATCTCTATATCAACGATCTGAATACGCCCTACAGAACCGGGTCTGTCGATAAAATTTGGATAAAGGTGTATGATTCCTATATGTCCACGCTTTCATTCCATATGCCCTCGATCACTTCTTCGACCAGATTTGAGGCGAATGGGAATGTGTTGATCGACTGGTATCCTTTGAACGGCGACATAGTTGATATTGTGAATATCGGTGTTCCCCCGGACGGGCAGGCGAGGATCGACCTCAAATCAACATCGGTATACATAGATTGCAGCGGGAACTATGCCGCCTGTCCTGTGTGA
- a CDS encoding ArsR/SmtB family transcription factor — protein MLDHVEVARILDILGNRNRRRIIDLLRQKPCFVTEISDRLMLSPKAVIEHLQMMEREEILSFRLDERRRKYYFLANDINIVVSLNRMETGDRSRADDKTLRLRLSLLKLKKLVTTRDDVATNLLHLDQDIDAQIKEVVQLGKTVFSGGLDTELAIALAHYDLTLGELEEVTSIPPDALKERLDMLKKQRLIEQKGDTFRLCGAHAE, from the coding sequence ATGCTCGACCATGTTGAGGTAGCCCGTATCCTCGACATACTGGGGAATCGGAACAGAAGGCGGATTATCGACCTGCTCAGGCAGAAGCCCTGTTTTGTCACGGAGATCTCGGACAGGCTCATGCTTTCGCCGAAAGCGGTGATAGAGCACCTGCAGATGATGGAACGGGAGGAGATCCTCTCGTTCAGGCTTGACGAGCGGAGGCGAAAATATTACTTCCTCGCAAATGATATCAACATCGTCGTCAGCCTCAACCGGATGGAGACCGGCGACCGTTCCCGGGCCGACGATAAGACCCTGCGATTGAGGCTCTCCCTCCTGAAACTGAAGAAACTGGTCACTACACGGGACGATGTGGCAACGAACCTGCTCCATCTGGACCAGGACATCGATGCGCAGATCAAGGAGGTGGTCCAGCTTGGGAAAACCGTCTTCTCCGGCGGGCTCGATACGGAACTCGCCATCGCCCTGGCCCATTACGACCTTACCCTCGGAGAACTGGAAGAGGTCACCAGTATCCCCCCGGACGCCCTCAAAGAGCGGCTTGATATGCTGAAGAAACAGAGACTGATCGAGCAGAAAGGAGATACGTTCCGGCTCTGTGGTGCCCATGCCGAATAG